The nucleotide window gaattgtattgAAGGGGTGAAGCAATAGAAAAGTTGAGAACCGCtagaatagagaaataaaattgtCTTTGGGGTGAGGGAAACTGCAACTTTCCCTACAGCAAACACCCATTCTCCAGAAGGCCCCACCCCTGCTTAGTCAGCCACTGTCTCAGCTTCAGGGAAGAACTGGGCTCTACCGCCCACCTGGCACCTACCCTCCCTGCTGGGCTGTTCCGGAAGAACCTCCTTCTTGGCAACAATGCTGACAGCCACAGTGAAGGCAGAAGACACATAGTAACGGCCCAGCTTAGCAAGAATGTCCACACCGCAGCCCTCGGGGAAGTACAGGTCCAAGGCCGAGTTGATCACAGAGGCAATCTGGGAGAGAGGTAGGTGCAGGACCATGTGATTTCAGGGAGGACTTGGCGGTTGCTAAGGTCCCATCTGGTACTTGGGCACAGTTAGCCAGCAAGGCACATGGCTGGGGTaagtgggggttggggggggtgAAACACTGGAGTGAAGACCTCCTGGCTGCACAGCTCACTCGCCCAAATGATCCCACGTAGAGAGGGATATTCTCTCCTATAACGCTTGGTGCTCAGGTCCCAGATTCTCTGGCATGGATCCTTCCTTCATAAATGACCAGCTTGTTAAATAGTAGGTGAGgctccagaaaaaaaacaaacgtGCCGAGCTGGCTCTGCCGTCCGGGATGGGTGAGCCACATCACTGTGGGCTTTCAGAGCGGCTCCTTTTATTCTTCCAcagacattatttttaattatacatataaCCTGGTTATGTGGGCTCGGAGTTTGCTACTGTTGTTGCTTTGTCCTTATGGGAGAAGGGTTGGCTGTTTGAGCTAGAgcctcacgtagcccaggctggccttgaacttctgatctccctaCATCTGCCTTCCTTGCTGGATTATAGACATGCAGTTACCATGTCCAGCACATGTATGTATAACCGGCCACACTCCTTGGACTCTAACTGTCCTCCCATGTGAATAAACATTTTCATCATAATCTAGCCAGTCTGGCACTGGGAAGGCCGCCAGACTTCCGCCATGTACAAGGCTGCAAGTCTTCATTTTGAGGCTCATTCCTGGGGCATCTGGAGCCTTGGCAGAGTCACTTCCTGCAGACAGAGACTACATAAGTATTGTGCTACTGAAGAGATGTGTcccagctgggctgtggtggcacacgcctttaattccaacactcagaaggcagaggcaggcagatctctgtgagtttgaggctagcctggtctaaagacGTAAGTTCCAGGAGGGCTCTCAAGAAACCAGAGGGAGGCGGGGCAGGCACCCCTAGGGGTCAAAGTGGGAATCACTAGGACACATTTGTGTTGCCCTTGCTCACAGGTGAGAGGACCCATACAATGGGAGCAGACCAAAGGTTGGTTTTGCTTCCCTGCCCTTCCCCCCCAGGTTTCTTGTCAGCCCATTGGAGGGTGAATAAGGCACGCATACTCAGACCATCAGAGAGCTCAGGCATATAAATAATGTCTTTACTGAGCCTTTAACAAGCTAGCTAAGTGCACGGCCTTAGCGAGGCACGCAGCCAGCTCTGCTGTGGACTCGGGATATGCCATAAACTCTACAAGCCCAGCTGTGCCACAACACGGGGTTAATAAGTAGCAATAAAAGCTAGGAGGGCACTAAGCCCAGTGTGACACACAGGCCAGATGTACTGTACAGTGGGCTCCCTATGCTTGCGATGCCCCTCCCCCATCGCAAAATGACCTCCAAGCCACCCTTGACCACACACCTCTTCAAATCTCACTTTGGCTCCCTCTAAGCCAGGAAAGCCGCCGCCAAGGTCCAGAATGTTCATCGTGTGGCCCAGCTCAGCACCCATTTGAAACACGAGCCGGGCATCCGCGATGGACTGGGCGTAGGCCTGAGGGTCAGGACAGCCACTGCCAATGTGAAAactggaaagggaagaagaaccTCAGCTTACATGCAAGGTCCAGGAGTGCCCATGTTACAGATGCAACAAGTAAGGCCTGGAGCACCAAATGGGATACACGGGGTCACGTGGTACGCTGGGGGGCGGACCGGAGGCATCCCATCATGCTCCCTTGGAGAGGAACCTTCCAGGATGAAAACTGAGATCCCAAAGTACCCAGATCAGGACACACCAGCCAGTGAGCATGTGGCCAGGGCAAGTTAATAGGCTCTCCTTGTTAGCTGTTGACTTCTACAGACTGGGGAGAAAAGTCCTTACTGTACAGGGGTGTGGAATAAAGCCCGGGGTGCTCAGCCTGGAACGTGAAGTTCTGAACAGACAAAGCTGGAGAAGCGGCCCTAACTATAGCCGATCTTTATATGGAAAGAAACAGCTCCAAAGCACGGCTGCCACCCCTGGCTTATAGGCATTCAGGGTTCTCTCAAAGTCAAGTCCCTGGGAGCAGCCTCCTGGGATAAGGCCTTCTGGGGTCTGTGGAAGGGATGTTGTTAAATCTTCTCTCTAAAGAGGGGACACTGTCCGGTGGCAGAACTCAAGGTCCAGTCCATGATTAGCTCCTGGGGTACAGGTACTGGGTCAGGTATGGGCAGGGTGGCCGGCTCCCAGTACACACCTCACACCCACCACCTCCACGTGGCTCTTCTTGGCGTTTTCAAGCAGATGTCTGCAGGATTTCAGCGACGCTCCGAACCTCAGGCTCAGGTGACTCAGAGAGTGGGAGTCCTGGGTGGCAATGCACAGAACCATCCTGTGGGAAAATGCAGCATCTCTGCTGAGTGAACCCCACCCCACGGCCAGCATCTCTGCTGAGTGAGCCCCACCCCACGGCCAGCATCCCTGCTGAGTGAGCCCCGCCCCACGGCCAGCATCCCTGCTGAGtgacacccacccacacacaaacacaccacactaATGTGTTGAGAATCACTGAGCCCACAGCTTTCCTAGGTCACCCTGCATGGCCAAGTGATGTCTATGTCACCTGCTGGGTCCAGATATCACCAACCCTCACCCAGGCAGCTCAGGTCTCCCCAACTCCATAACCAGACAATTTTCATAAGTTTTCAGACATATCACACAAGAGGAAACCACGTGTCAAACAAATTCCTAAGGAGAGTCTTGAAGCTTTGGGTGGACCAGAGTGGCTCGTGGATGCCCTTACTATTCCCTCAGACCCTTCTCTGGATCCCCAGAGTGTCAAGGACCATTAACTATCACAGCCAGTGAGCTCCCTCCCAGAAACCATTCGCAATGGGCCACTGCCCCATGACCAATATTACTGTGCCCCTTACCCATTGCACGAGGTATATTCAAGCAACACCCCACTTCTGTACTTCCCTCAGATATCCCATGTTGTTCCCAACACCGACATATTTGCTTGCCTTGACTGTTTCTGACTCCCCAAATTTCACTCATTCCTCAAGGCTCGCTTCAAATGTCATTTTTCCTACAGCTAAGACCTCCATAAAACCTGGTACCTTTTTTACCTAGGGCTGTAAGAATTCTGCCCTGGGTCTGGGTCCTGACCAGAAGTTGGCACCCATCCTGCTGTAAGTGTGGTGGGATCCAAGGAGCATCCAGGATGGGGACCTCTGCCCAGctgcccactccttccccttcCACTCTCACCCAACAGCCCAGTCTCCCTGCAGAAGTGGGTCTCAGCTTACTTGGCACTGGGGTGGCTCTTGACCACCTTGGCCAGCTCCACTTCATTGTCGAAGCTCAGCAGCCTCACCCCATGCTTGGCAGCATACTTGATCTGTGCAATTTGCTTACAGGGGTTGGCACAGATGATCTTACTGGCAGGGACACCGATATGCTGGACCAactccatctctgcctgtgaagttCCAAAGGTCGTGGTGAGGAGGCCCCAGGGCCTACTGGCCTGTGGAGCCTAGGGATGAGGGGCAAGCTTATAACTATACACTGGGCATCAACACAAGTgggtcctctttctctctctctggggaaaaaaaaacagagtttctcaatggctgtcctagaactcactctgtaaaccaggctggctatggcttcaaactcagaaatcaggctgcctctgcctgtcaagtgctgtggttaaaggtgtgcaccaccactgcccagccagcggGCCGGCTCTTTAAGACATCAGATACACAACAATTGCTTCACACTGCTTTCTCACTGATGACAGCGCTGCCATGTACAGACACGAGTGGGACCCTGCACACGTCTGGGGAGGAGGATCCAGTCCATAGCAAAGACGGCATATCTGCATGTTTCTTCTAACTTCCTGCCTGCGGGAAGATCTCTCATTCTAAAGCAAGCAGTGTATTTATTCCAAAAATCAAATGTCTTTAAAAGGAGgcacactgggctggagagatggctcagtggctaagcacactagctgcttttgcagaggacctgggttcagttcccagcacccacatggcaactcacaaccacccataacccTAGTTCCAGAGGAGCTTTGGCaagcactaggcatgcacatggtgcaatACATATTTgtagcaaaacattcatatgcataaaaataaataaatcattcttttaaaaaggcaGGCATGCACATTTTCTAACTCCCAGCGAGGCACTATGCAGACTCACAGGCTTAGGACAGACTGAAACGTTTAATGAATGCTACTTGGAAAATAGTATGGAGAGTCCTCGGATAATAAAAATGACATAGCAACTGCAATTATCTGCAAGAGACCTACAAGACTGAGGCTCAGAATATAGCCTGATCTTAGGACCACCACCCGCTCCAGCCTGAAGCGGTTAATGACATAAAGCTAGGTGTGGCGGCtcaagcctttagtcccagcagaagccagcagatctctgggtctgaggccagcatggtcatagagaattcaaggccagtcagggcttcatagtgagaacctcccatcacaaaaaaaaaaaagttgacagtAGAAGAGGGACTagttggaaagagaaagagggtccgtggaagggagaggggggaaagagaggaCGACAGGATGTGATCAAAATACTTTATAGTTGTGTCATAAATATCACAAAGAAACCCACTAGACAATACAGAAATCCCATAAGGTAACATTCTGAGGACTTGAAGTCAAAGAGATGGCCGTGCTGCCCTGTTCAAGGCAGCATCAATCACAATAGACACGACAGAAAATCAGCCTAAACATCTGTTCCCAGATGAGTGGATATAGAGACTATGGgagaatgcagtgtgtgtgtgtgtgtgtgtgtgtgtgtgcaggtgcactgtTTGCACACGTATGTGGAGACCACAGGTCTACATCAAGTATCTTCCTCAGTTCCTCTCCACTTTTTTAGCCAGGGTCCCTcatggagctcactgattagtCTAGACCGTCTAGGGAAcaagtcctggatgtcctggccTTCTGCCATCCTAGTACTGAAATCACAAGCATCAGCTCATCACCTGGCATTTTACAAACCCGGGTCCTCGTGCCTGAATTGAAACCcttcatgtttgcatggcaagcactgtGTCAAAGGAGC belongs to Microtus pennsylvanicus isolate mMicPen1 chromosome 13, mMicPen1.hap1, whole genome shotgun sequence and includes:
- the Azin2 gene encoding antizyme inhibitor 2 isoform X2, producing MVLCIATQDSHSLSHLSLRFGASLKSCRHLLENAKKSHVEVVGVSFHIGSGCPDPQAYAQSIADARLVFQMGAELGHTMNILDLGGGFPGLEGAKVRFEEIASVINSALDLYFPEGCGVDILAKLGRYYVSSAFTVAVSIVAKKEVLPEQPSREDETSLAPKTIVYHLDEGVYGIFNSVLFNNTCPTPTLQKKPSADQPLYSSSLWGPAVDGCDRVAEGLWLPKLHVGDWLVFDNMGAYTMNTKSLLGGTQAYRITYAMSRLAWEALRRQLLPGEDQDTEDVCKPLSCGWEITDTLCVGPVFTPASIM